The window CGGGCGATAGGGGGTCGCCGCAAAATCGTTCTCGACGAACAGGTGGCGCACGCCCGCCTTGGCGTTCCGCTTGAAGATCGCGGCAAAATCGATGACGCCGGCACCCACGCTCACCATCACCCCGTCCTTGGTGCGATCCTTGACGTGATAGGCGACGATGTCCCCTGCCAGCCGGTCGATCAGCGCATTGACATCCTGGCCCGCGGCAATGGTCCAGAACAGGTCCAGCTCGAACTTCAGTAGCGCGGGGTCGCGCCCGGCGATCATCAGGTCGTACAGGCTGCGCCCGTCATGCTTCACCGTGAATTCGAAATCATGGTTGTGATAGGCCAGCTGGATGCCCGCCTTTTTCGACCGCTCGCCAAAACGATTCAGGCCGGTGATCAGCCCGCGCCATGCCGCCGCCTCGCGCAGCGGCGCTTCGGCATAGGGGACGACGATGACCGACGCGCCCAGGACGCGCGCGCGCTCGATCACTTGGTCGGGCTGTTCGACGATCTGCTGATAACCGACATGCAGCGACGGCGCGGTCAGGCCCAGCCGGTCCTGCGTCTTGCGCAGCATGGCCGGGTCCAGCTTGTCATACCCGCCACCGCCATATTCGACCTCGCGATAGCCGATGGCCGCAACCCGCTCCAGCGCAGCGACCGGATCCTTCTCGAATGCCGCGCGGATGGTGTAAAGCTGAAGCCCGACGCCCTTGATCGCGCCGCCTCCGGTTGCCTGCGAAAAGGCGGCCGGGGCCAGTGCGGCTGCTCCGCCGACCGCGACGGCCCCGGCCAGCATCTGACGACGTGTGGTGTTCATATGTCCCTCCCGTTGGACCCGGCCGCCCGGCGGCGCGGATCAATGATCACTTGGCGGCTTCGGCCTTCAGATAGGCGATGATCGCGGCGCGCTTGTTCGCATCGTTGACGCGGATCACCATCTTGGTGCCCGGAACGGTCGCCGCAGGATTCGCCAGATACGCGTCCAGCTTTGCCTCGGTCCAGGTGATGCCCGACTTTTTCAGCGCGGGGCTGTAATTGAACCCGGCGACCGATGCCGCCTTGCGCCCGACCACACCGTTCAGATTGGGGCCGACGCCATTGGCACCGCCCTTGTTCACCGTGTGGCACGCCCGGCACTGGGCGAACGCCGTCTGGCCCGACTGGCCCGGTTGCGCCTGGGTCGCCCCGCCCTGGCTGGACGCGGTAAAGCCGATGGTCATTGCCGCTGCAATCGCGGCCCCGGAAAGAACGGTCTTCTTCATGTCTGCCTCCATTCGCGCTGGCCCTCCGCAACCTTGTCCCGGTGCGGCGGGTACAGCCTCAAGTCCTTGTCTTCATTGCGCCGGGTTACGGACGCGGGCCTTGCCCTCGCCTGAATATCCCGGTGCCCGCGGGGATCAGTGTCCCCCCTGCCGTGCCAGCCGCTCCACATCGGCCAGCCCGGTCCATTTGTCATTGCCCGCCGAATTGGCGATCGCCGCCTGAACGAACGTCATGGTGCGGATGCCATCGGTGATGCCGGGGAACCAGTCGGGCGACCCGGGTGCCGGCGTCGCGCTTGCCCCGGCATGGATCGACCGGCCGAACGCACGATACAGGTTGGCGAACGCCTCCAGATACCCCTCGGGATGCCCGGATGGGGTGCGCTGGCGCGCGATGGCCAGCGGGTCCAGCCCCGGCCCGCCTGCGCGCAGCGTCTCGACCGGCCGGTCGTGCCAGCGGATGACGAGCGTGTTCGGCTCCATCTGCCGCCATTCCATGCCGCCCGTTTCGCCATAGACGCGGATTTTCAGGCCGTTTTCCTCGCCCGCCGCCACCTGGCTGGTGCGCAGCGTGCCGGTCGCCCCGCCCGCCAGCCGCATCAGCACGGCGACATCGTCGTCCAGCCTGCGGCCCGGCACATGGATGCTCAGTTGCGCGCTCACTGCCTCGACCGACAGGCCGCTGATATGTTCGGCCAGCTGAAACGCGTGGGTGCCGATATCGCCGATGCAGCCGCCAAGCCCCGCACGGGCGGGATCGGTGCGCCATTCGGCCTGTTTCTGCCCGTCCGCATCGATTGCGGTGGACAGCCAGCCCTGCAGATATTCCACCTCGACCAGCCGGATCCGGCCCAGTTCGCCGCGCGCGATCCGCGCCCGCGCCTCGGCCACCAGCGGATAACCGCTATAGGTAAAGGCCAGGCCATAGAGCCGCCCGGACCGGGCAACCGCCGCCTCGATCTCCAGCGCTTCGGCCAGGTCGAGCGCCATCGGCTTTTCGGAAAAAACGTGGAACCCCGCATCCAGCGCGGCAATCGCCGCCGGCTTGTGCAGATGGTTGGGCGTGACGATGGCCAGCGCCTGCATCCGCTGTTCGGGCGGCAGCGCCCGCTCGCCCGCCAGCATCGCCTCCAGTGTCGGATAGGCGCGGTCCGGCACCACATGGACGGCCGCTGCCGACCGGGTGTTTCGGGCCGCATCGCTGCTGAATGCCCCGGCGACCAGGTCCCATTCGCCGTCCATCGCGGCGGCGATGCGATGGACCGCGCCAATGAACGCGCCCTCCCCGCCACCGACCATGCCGTACCGCAGCCTTGGGGTCGCGCCGCTCATTCGCCCGCCTCGTCCAGCTTCAGCGGGCGGACCCAGATGTTGCGGAACGACACCGACGAATCATGATCCTGCAACTGGATGGGCAGCGAATCGCCATGCGGCTCATAGGTCGCGACCTTTCGCCACACCGTCGTGCCCAGCATCCGCTGGCGATGCTGCACCAGCACGCCGTTCAGGAACACGGTGACATAGGCGGGTCGTTCGACCTTACCGGCGGCATCGAAGCGCGGCCGTTCGAACACGATGTCATAGCTTTGCCATTCGCCCGGCTTGCGCGACGGGTTCACTAGCGGCGGCTTCCAGCCATAGACGGAACCCACCGTACCATCGGCATAGGTCGGGTTCTGATACCCGTCGAGCACTTGCACCTCATATCGCTGCATGAACGATATGCCGCTGTTGCCCCGGTCCTGTGACGTCCGCTGCGGCGGGTTGGGGGAACGGAATTCCAGATGCAGCTGAACGTCGCCGAATCCCTGCTTGCTGATCAGCGTGCTGTCCTTGCCCCCGACGCGCGGCGGCACCGTCAGCGCCCCGTCCTTGACCAGCCAGGGGATGCCCGTCGTGGTCCACGCATCGGCCGACTTGCCGTCGAACAGCACGACCGCATCCGATGGCGGCGCCCCGACGACCGGGC of the Sphingomonas sp. BGYR3 genome contains:
- a CDS encoding sugar phosphate isomerase/epimerase codes for the protein MNTTRRQMLAGAVAVGGAAALAPAAFSQATGGGAIKGVGLQLYTIRAAFEKDPVAALERVAAIGYREVEYGGGGYDKLDPAMLRKTQDRLGLTAPSLHVGYQQIVEQPDQVIERARVLGASVIVVPYAEAPLREAAAWRGLITGLNRFGERSKKAGIQLAYHNHDFEFTVKHDGRSLYDLMIAGRDPALLKFELDLFWTIAAGQDVNALIDRLAGDIVAYHVKDRTKDGVMVSVGAGVIDFAAIFKRNAKAGVRHLFVENDFAATPYRPDEFPSIEFSYATMKALGY
- a CDS encoding Gfo/Idh/MocA family oxidoreductase; protein product: MSGATPRLRYGMVGGGEGAFIGAVHRIAAAMDGEWDLVAGAFSSDAARNTRSAAAVHVVPDRAYPTLEAMLAGERALPPEQRMQALAIVTPNHLHKPAAIAALDAGFHVFSEKPMALDLAEALEIEAAVARSGRLYGLAFTYSGYPLVAEARARIARGELGRIRLVEVEYLQGWLSTAIDADGQKQAEWRTDPARAGLGGCIGDIGTHAFQLAEHISGLSVEAVSAQLSIHVPGRRLDDDVAVLMRLAGGATGTLRTSQVAAGEENGLKIRVYGETGGMEWRQMEPNTLVIRWHDRPVETLRAGGPGLDPLAIARQRTPSGHPEGYLEAFANLYRAFGRSIHAGASATPAPGSPDWFPGITDGIRTMTFVQAAIANSAGNDKWTGLADVERLARQGGH
- a CDS encoding DUF1080 domain-containing protein, whose product is MKRWTIGAVAALTVTGAASLAAAQDKPGFRDTPMLPGGKWHVHDPDRPAPTVVTPGPVVGAPPSDAVVLFDGKSADAWTTTGIPWLVKDGALTVPPRVGGKDSTLISKQGFGDVQLHLEFRSPNPPQRTSQDRGNSGISFMQRYEVQVLDGYQNPTYADGTVGSVYGWKPPLVNPSRKPGEWQSYDIVFERPRFDAAGKVERPAYVTVFLNGVLVQHRQRMLGTTVWRKVATYEPHGDSLPIQLQDHDSSVSFRNIWVRPLKLDEAGE
- a CDS encoding cytochrome c family protein, yielding MKKTVLSGAAIAAAMTIGFTASSQGGATQAQPGQSGQTAFAQCRACHTVNKGGANGVGPNLNGVVGRKAASVAGFNYSPALKKSGITWTEAKLDAYLANPAATVPGTKMVIRVNDANKRAAIIAYLKAEAAK